The genomic window AGTTTGCCGAGAAGCATCAAGAAGTCGTAGAAGCTCTGACGCGAGGGATTGTCAATAAAATTCTTCACGATCCGATGGTGCAATTAAGAGCAGAGCAAGATATTGAGGCTAGACGGCGGTGTATGCAATCTTTGCAAATGCTGTTTAACTTAGATGTGCGCGAAGCTATATAAAATTTAGTTTTTAATATTACCCGTGTTGCTAATGGCAGCACGGTTTTTTTATCGAGCGATCGCACACTAAATTTTTATTTAGGGTTGTTTAGTGGCGATCGCCAGTTTTGCTCCTTCTACCCGCCGTAGTTTGTCCATCACAGCAATTACTTTACCGTGATTTACTTGTTCGTCAGCATTCAAAATCACTACAACTTCTTTGCCTGTAGGAATCAACACTTTAACTTGCGATTCCAAAGTTTCTAACCTAGTAGGTTTGCGGTTTAAAGCCAAATTTCCCTTGGCATCAATGGTAATTGCGATCGGCGTAGATTTTTGAGTTTGGGCTGTTCCAGCCGTAGGCAAATTTACAGGCAAACCCTCAGAACGAGTTAGTTGCAGTGTAGAAATGATGAAAAATGTCAAGATTGCAAAGATGACATCAATCATCGGTACAACGTTTATTTGCAATGGCATTTCTGGTTCATCGGGTAGACGCATAAGTTACCTCTTGACGATTGTAAAAGCGACGGTGCAGTAATTCTAACTGTCCGCCGTATTCTTGAATCCGCGCTGTTTGTCTTAGATATAAGCCTCGAAATGTATTGGCAAATAATAGCGTAAAAATAGCAACTACTAAGCCTGCGGCAGTAGAAACTAGCGCCTCGCTAATTCCGGCGGTAACGCTTGCGGTGCGGCTACCTCCCACATCGCCGATGTTGAGAGAAGCAAAAGAAGCAATCAATCCCAAAACAGTACCGAGAAGACCTAGAAGGGGCGACAAGCTAATAATTGTATCAAAGATGTTGCTGAACCTTTTTAGTAATGGCAACTCTGCTTGTGCCTCACTTTCTAAAGCCAGCCTAAATTCATCGGGGGTTGGTTGTTCCAATTCTAAAGCAGCAAGAAAAATTCGCGCCATTGGCAAATCGGCATTTTGCTTCAGCTTATCTACAGCACCAACAATATTTTCATGACGATAGAGGTTTAATACATCGCGGATAGCTCGGTTTTGACGCTTGTTAATTCGCACCCAAAAAACTATCCGCTCAATAATTAAAGCAGCAGCTACTACTGAAAATCCTAGCAACGGGAACATTACCACGCCACCAGCAGCAAATAGATTTTTTATTTCCATTTATATAGTTACTAATAAATAAAGAGGCTGTAATTATTAATTGCATTGCTTATTATAAATCAAACAGATTTTAACGTCAAAAGACACGTTGTCAAACTTAAGTATAAAATAGCCAAAAAGCTTGCCTAACAATGTTTAAGTAACTAATTAAAAATATTTTAGAAATGAATAACTTCTAAAAAATATAATAGTTATTTGTTGAATTTTATTAGGTTGACGTACTAGAATAAACAGATTAATAATAAATTAGAATTAGTTTATGAGCTTGCCGCACCTAGCTGTCGAGCAGCGAAAAAAAGAAGCAAAAACTCTCAATTGGTTTCTAGCTTTCAGTCTAATTGGCTCTTTAGCTTTGCATATTAGTGTGCTGGTGGGATTAGGCAAGTTTTTGAGTAAAACGCCAATAATCGAAAATGAGCCGATTGAAATTGCTATTGTAGAACTGCCTACGCCGCAAAAGTTAGAATTGCAACAAAAAACAGCAGCAAAGGGTAGTTCTGGAGCGGGAAATAATGGAGCGATACTTAGCAAGTCTGGAAGTAGCTCAGGATTTGGCGTAGCTAGTCGTGGTGGTGGTGCATCTCAAGGAAAATCATCGCCAAAAACAATTACTCCATCAAACTCATCAATTGCCGCAAGTACAACGCTCAAAGTTGCCCCAGTATCACCAAATTTATCTCAAAAAAGTTCTAGGGTATTCTCTGCACCACTACAGAATCAAAAAATTAAGTTAGAAAGCGTACCAGCAAAACCTGTAATCCCATCAGAAATTGTTACTCAAGCAAAACCTGTAACTACTTCTTTACTGATTCCTGTAGCTAAGGTTAAACCTGCGCCAGTAGATAGAGCTAAAGAGCGCTCATCGCAAATTCAGCAGCTAAACAATCAAAGATTAAATAGTTTGTTAGCAAAGGCAAAAAGCGCTAGAGATCAAGCATCAGCGATACCCAATTCTGGTGTAATAGCGGCTCAACAAGCTAAAATTGTCGCCAATTTAAGAAACCAAGCAGGGGGAAAAGTTGGAACTGGCAATAGTACAGGCAATGAATTGAGAAGTAGCGGTACAGGTAATGGAAACGGCGCAGGTAATGGAAATCGCACAGGTATAAGCGATCGCGGTAATGGAAACGGTACAGGTACGGGAAACGGCAGGGGAAAAAATAACAACGTACAAAGTGGCTCCACTGTAGCAACAGCAAGAAATACAGAGCGCCAAACATCCACCAGCGAAAACAATCGTAATTCTTCAACTGCAAGCTCGTCCGGTCGCTTGGCTTGCCGCACCTGTAGTAAGCCCAAGTACCCAGAAAATGCCAGAAAGAGAAAATTAGAAGGCAAAGCAGAAATTAGCGTTGATGTTGATAGCAAAGGTAATGTGACAAACGTTAGACTTGCCCAAACTAGCGGTCACGCCGAGCTAGATAAAGCTGCCGTCGAACAGGCAAGAAACTGGAAATTTAACGCCCCAAATGGTGCAGTACAAGGCGTTACCGCCAAAGTTGACTTTGCTATAGAAGGCTCAAAGAAGTCGCGTCAAAACCGAGAGCGTCGCCGCCAAAAAGTAGCCGCCCGAAAAAACCCCGTTGCTAGGAGTCAAAATACGCGAACTCCACCACCCAATATAACTAAAAGACCATCAAATACGGCTTTAGGGCGAAGTCTTCGCCGTCAATCCACCACCCCCCGACGGCGCGTCGATACCTTACCGCCACGTCAAACTTTTGACCAACCCCAACGCCGACAACAATCGGTCAGTCAGACAAAACTGCGAAATACTTTAAGGCGATCGCCACAAAGAGCCACTTCACCAAATCAAACCAAACTCAGGCAATCTTTACGTCTATACCAGCAAAAATCATCAACACCCAATTCTAATGAGCCGTAGCCGCCAAATGAGCGCAAGTGTGAAACGGTACAGCCAACAAAGGTAAAAGCGCCAACAACAACCAACTCCAAGACCAAAAATTAGTTGGTTGCTCCTGGGATTTTGGGGCTAACAGCGCCTCTATTCTTACAGAGGTGCGATCGCGTACCACCGCACAACTAAAAGCCGCACAGCTATCGGCAGGTAAGGACACCGTACTTACTACTTGCAATAGTGATTCTGCCAAAAGCAGAGGATCGACTTGCTGTGCCGCCCAGCCATCGGCTCTAATTTCCCGTAACAACAATAACTCTTGCCACAACGCCTCTGTATGAGGTAGCCAAGCCGTGTAAGAGCGCACCCAGCCGAGCCAAAAAAACCAAAAGGTATCGCGATAATAGTAATGACCTTGCTCATGCTGAAAAACCGCCTTTAAATGCTCGTTATCTAAAGTAGCTAATAGACCTTCCGTCACCATCAATTCTGGCTGCCAAAAGCCTACTAAAGCACTAAAAGGCAGAGGATTCGCCACAACGCGACTGCGCTTGCCTAGCAAGGTAATTTGAGGACAGGTACGCAGGCGTTGCTGCGTCTGCCAACTTTGATAAGCTAACTTCAGTAAACTGATTACAGCTAATCCCAACAAACTTGAAACAATTAAGTAACTAAATCGTCCCTGCCACTGCCAAAACATCGGCTTTTCCTCAGCTCCCATGTACAGCACTGAAACCGCCGTCATTGTTAGTAGTAAAGGTGGTAAAGCAAATAATGATAGTACCTGATGCCAGCACTGATTCCCACTGCCTTGAGCGTAAAAAGGAGCTTTATATCGCCATAACCAAGCTAAACCTAAAGCAGTCAGAATCATCATTAAGTGCATGGCTATTCCTCCCTAGCTTTACGGGCATCATCAATTCGCATGGCGATCGCCTGCAACTGGTCTACACTTGCTCTATCGAGATTATCGGCAAAGGCTGCCACAATTTCCGGGCTACCTACAGCTAAAAATCGGTGTAAATGTTCTTGGGCTTCTATTGCCTGCGCTTGCTGCTTGGTGACGGTTGGTCGATAATAAAATGCTCGACCTTCCTTATCGCATACCAACCAGCCTTTTTTTGTCAGGCGATTTAGCACTGTAGTTACCGACGTATAAGCCAATTCTCGGTCTGGATCGGACAATATGCGATCGTGTATGTCTTTGACAGTCGCACAACTAAGTTGCCAGACTATATCTAAAATTTCTGCCTCCAATGGGCCAAGGGATAATTGTTTGGGGCGGTAATTGGGTAGAGCAGTCACAAAAGTTTAAACCTGACCATAATGTAATTTTTTAGCTACTAATAATTTAGAAGTTGCCAAACCTATAGTTTGACAGCCTGTCTTTTGACACCATCAGCTACTTTATCTAATTTAATATAAGCAGCGACTAATTGAATAGAAAAATAGGGATTTTTTGCACTAAAGCCTTCACTGCAATAATTAGAGCAACTTCCCAGCTTTGCTATGGTTAATATTATTTGGCTGCCAATAATTGACTATTATTTAATTAATACAAATGAAACTATATTTTTTTTTACTTAACATTACTTTAATTAATTTTAGTTTAATGTCTTATGCTGTCGCCGAAACCAACCCAAAAGATGTGGAAGGCGATCGCAAACTACTAATTCAAAAACTAAAATCTGCCACCAGTCAGCAACAAAAAGCTGTCGAACTAAGGAAAGTAACTTTTCCCTCTACCAAAGCCGAACTATTAGTTCAGCAACCCGATTCCATAGGTGAGGAATTAGAAACCGAGGAAACAGAAGATGATAACGAAATTCTTGTAGAAGTAGAAGGACAACAAGATACCTTTACTCCAACTTCTGCGCCAGTTTACCAAATCACAGAGGAAGAACTTATTAGGCAAAACCCTAATAGTTTATCGGAAGCTTTACGGGGATTGCCGGGATTTGCAATTAATGACTTTGGTTTTGGTGCAGATATCCATACAGGAACATACTTTCGCGGTAACTCCATTAATCAAACCGTATATTTGCTTAATGGTAGACCAATCAACACCAATATCAACACCTATCACGGTGCTACAGACCTTAATAGTATTCCCGTAGGTGCAATTGAACGAGTGGAATTGTCTAGCGGGACAAGTTCTACTTTGTACGGTTCTGAAGCCTTTGGGGGAGTAATTAATATTATTACCAAGCTTGGTCAACAAACACCTACTTTCAAAGCCTCCGCAGAGTTTGGCGAGTTTGAACAGTCGCAATATCGGGCTAGTTATGGCGGTTCGGTAGGTACTGTAAGGTTCAATGTTGGCTACGAAGAATACTCTGCCGAAAACCGCTACCGAGTGCCGGAAGGCTCGGTAAATCGCGATGCTGAAGGATTTTTATTTAATGGCGATACTGCAACTAGCAATTATTTCGGTAGTTTAGGAATAGATGTAAATTCGCGCAATACTCTAAGCTTGGATGCTTATAAAATTAGCAGTCGTAGAGGATTGCTTTATTTTGGTTTTCCTTTGCAAAGAGACAGACTCGACCATGATGTATTTAATGTGGGTTTATCGTGGAAAACTTTGCTCGGTAATAGCGATGACTCAGTGCTAAATACTACCCTTTCCTACAATCAAGATTACTTTAATACCTACGGCCCAACACAAAACATTTATTACCGCACCGGAACGCTCAATTCTCAAGCAGTTAGCGCTAGAGTAGACCACGATTGGCAACTAACTGCAAATAATACTTTGCGCTGGGGAATAGATTTGCAATCAAGGGATCTAAATGGTGATGTATTGAGCAATGCTCCCAATCGCACGACTTTAAATGAATCAGAAACTAGAGATAGGTTTCATACCGCGTTATTTGCTCTAAACACCTGGCAAATTAGCAATACATTTCAAACCGATTTGGGCTTAAGACAGAACTTTAGTAGTGAATTTGGCAGCTATTTAAACCCCAGTATTGGGCTGCGATGGGCCGCTAGTCGTAATATTGCTTTACGTAGTAGTTGGGTAGGTGTGCAGCGCAATCCGGGCTTAGATCAGTTGTATGTTTTTGATACCGTTCATAACTGGCTACCCAACAGGGACTTAGATCCAGAAACCGGATCGTCTTGGACTGGCGGGGTAGACGTGCAACTGTCACCTAGTTTAACTGGGCAGTTTACATATTTTGGTAGTAGTTTAAGCGATCGCCTCGGCATTCAAAACGGGCAATGGGCAAATATTGGGCTAGTCAAAACTAACGGTTTGGAAGCGGCGTTAAAGTGGCAAATTAGCCCCCGGTGGTCAACGTTTGTCAACTACACTTATACCAATGCTAAAATCAAATCTGGGGCGGAGGAAGGGTTGCAATTAGGCTTAGTTCCTTACTCGGTAGCACAATTAGGCGTTGGCTATGGTTCGGGAGATTGGCAAGTTAATTTGTATGCTAGTTACTTTGGGGGAGCGCGGCGAGCTTTCTTTAATAACCCTGGAGAAAGTAGTACAGATTTTTCGCCCTCTTTTCTCAATTTAGACCTAGCAGCGCGAGTACCTGTGTATAAAAATATTGGTTTGTCGCTTTATCTAGAAAACCTCGCAGATGTACAATATGAAAAATCTAATCGCATATATCACCCTGGGTTAACTTTCCGCGTCGGCCTTTCTGCCAATTTTTGAGTATCTCAAACAAAAACTAGGCGTGTTGCGGGTTAAAGGGCAGTTAAACTGTACCTGTAGACCCGTTTTGGTGTCTAGCAGCAGTAATTTCGGTTACTTGGCGATCGCCAAGTAATTATATTTGCCTAATTATCTCTACATCTTCAACCCCAAAATCTTTACACTTTCTATACCTAATGGCAATCGACCGCTAATACAATTGAGGTAATAAATGATGCTTTAATATGAAAAACTTATCTTTGTTACCTCAAATTATTCAAAACTTAGAACAACACCAAAATTCTCTAAAATTAAAAAAGCTATTATTTTATATTTGCAATCAAGTTTGGGAAAACGATCAAACAAAAATAGATAATGCTGATTGGGAAAAATTGCTACAAGAATTAATTAACAAAAAGCCAATTTTTGTCAGCTTAAATAAGTATATTTACGGTATGGCTAAAACAACTACCAAACCTAAACAGTATTCCTTGTTAGCCGATATACTTGTCGAACAATTAGAGAAAATCTATTTTATTGAGGAAGATAAAACTCAAGCTTGTTTATCTAAGTTTCATGAGGATTTAACACCTCAAGAAATGTCTAACCAGTCAGAAGTTATTAAACCTTACGATCCCTACAAAATTAGAGCAGAAATTAGTGCGAATATCAACCCGTTAAGGGCAAAAATATTGTTATTTTCGGCACTATACGAAAGATTTAATTTTAGCAGCCAAGATTGGGCAAGTCTGAAAACGCAACAACTTGACGAGTTACTCCAAAACTTAGTAGATAGCTATCCAACGTTTACTGAGCTTGTTAGTAAGCTAGAAATTACGGCGAGTATTATGCAAGAAATTGATGAAAATCTTAAAGTAGCAAGAGTTATTAGCCAGTCTTTAAAACCTTTTTATCCGGCGGTTTTTATCTAAGTGCGAGTTTTGCCGCTTTAGGCGCATAACAAAGAAAATTTTAACCTTTTACTTTATTCTCTGAAAATTTGGGAATACTAGGTAGGTTGTGAGGTGCGAAAATATGAATGTTGAAGAACTTCTGGAGCGCTACGCGGTTGGAGAGATAGATTTTAGTGGGGCTAATTTGAGAGGTGCTAATTTATTTGCTGCCGATTTAATTAGTATTATTCTCATTCACGCCGACTTACACGGTGCAAACTTAACTTTTGCTTACCTCAACCGGGCGCAACTATATAAAGCTAATTTAATTGGGGCAAAGTTATGTGGCGCAAATCTCACTCAAGCTGACTTACGGGCGGCGGCGTTGCATGATGCTGACTTGCATGGGGCTATTTTACAAGGTGCTGATTTGCGGAGTGCTGACATGAGTTTGGCAAACTTGTTAGATGCAAATATGCTCGATACAGATTTGCGTAATGTTAATTTGAGCGGGGCTAATTTGACAGGAGTATGCTTGCGGGGGGCAAATCTCCGCCAAGAAAAAAATAACTATATTGCTAATTTATGCGGTGCGACACTTTTTAAAGCCGATGTACGCGGTGCAAACTTAGCTGGGGCAAATTTGTCGCGGGCGGATTTGCGTTATGCCAATTTTAATGAAGTTAATTTACGCGGAGCCGATCTTAGCTGTGCTGACTTGAGTAATACCGATTTAAGTTATGCTTTGCTCAATGATGCCAATTTAGACGGAGCAATACTTACTGGTGCAAACTTAAGTAATGCTCGATGTGAAAGAGCATCGATGATCGATACAGATTTGACTGATGTTAATCTTAGTGGGGCAGCAATTCCTGATGGTAAGTTAAATCGGGCTAATTTGACGGGTGCAAATTTAAGTAAAGCTAGTTTAAATAGAATCGATTTAAGTAGAGCAAATTTGAGTTATGCCGATTTGAGCGATGCTTACTTAATTGATGCTTTTGTAGCAAGAACAAATTTTACTAATGCTAACTTAAGTAATGCGAATTTAGCTAGGGCAGAATTGAGCAGTGCTACCCTAACAAATGCTAATTTAACAGGTGCGACGATGCCGGATGGCAGTACAAGTAATTAATCACAACATTTTTTCAAGAAACTGTTTAGCCCGATCGCACTGTGGGTTATTGAAGAACTCTTGAGGGGTAGCATCTTCTGCTAGTCTACCTTGATCTAGGAATAATATGCGATCGCTTACTTCTCTTGCAAAGCCCATTTCGTGAGTTACAATCGCCATTGTAATCCCCGTTTGAGTTAAGTCTTTCATTACTTGCAATACTTCTTTTACCATTTCTGGATCGAGAGCGGAAGTTGGCTCGTCAAATAGCATTACTTCTGGCTTCATTGCCAAAGATCGGGCGATCGCTACACGCTGTTTTTGACCTCCTGAGAGCTTGGAGGGGTAAACATCGGCTTTTTCGCTTAAACCAACCTTTTCCAGTAATGCCATGCCTTCACGCCGCGCTTGATCGGGGGAAAGATGTTTAACATTCAAGGGTGCGTACATGACGTTTTTGAGTACAGTCATGTGCGGGAATAAATGAAAATGTTGAAACACCATACCGACATTTTGGCGAATTTTCATGATGTCGGTTTTCTTCGCCGTTAAATCAACATCATTTATATAAATCTTTCCAGAAGTTGGCACTTCCAGGAGATTCATACAGCGCAAAAAAGTTGATTTTCCCGATCCCGAAGGGCCAATAATTGCGACAACTTCCCCTGCATGAATTTCTGTAGTAATTCCTTGCAAAACTTTGAGAGTGCCAAAAGCTTTGTATAAGTCTTCTACTTTAACTGCTAACTTAGAATTGCGATTAAATTTGCGATCGCTAACTACTCCGTTGAAGTCTTCGTTCGAGTGCATAGCCCCCCCAGGTTAAGCCCATAACTAATAAGTAATATACAACGCCAGCAAATAAGAGAGGTTCAAAATAAATATATTTTTCTGCTCCCACAATTTGAGCGCGGCGCAGCAAATCGGCTACACCAATTGTTGAAACTAAAGCCGAATCTTTTAATAAGGCTATACTTTCGTTTACCAAGGCTGGCAAAATGTTTTTCAATCCTTGGGGCAAAATGATGTCTTGCATCATTGGTTTGTAGGGAATACCCAAAGACAAAGCCGCCTCTCCTTGTCCTTTATCTACCGCCAATATTCCCGCTCTAATTGTTTCGGAAATATACGCCCCAGAATTGAGAGTAAAAGTAACTACTCCTGCTAATAAAGGCGGGATATTGTAACCCGTTATTTGTGGCGTTGCGTAATAAACTAAGGCAATTTGCAATAGTAGCGGTGTGCCTCTAAAAATCGATGTGTAAGCGTTTGCAAACCACTGTAAAGGCTTGAGAGTCGAGATTTTGAATAAAGACAGTACCACGCCCCAAATAAAGCCAAAAAATGCTGATGTTAGGGTGAATAATAATGTTGTACCAATCCCTTCAATAATGTAAGGAATACTAGGAGCTATTTTGCTAAAACCAAAGCTTGAATTGGTAGGAGTTTCTGTTGGTGCGGCGACGGGTTTACCATTATTTTCAAACCATTTTTTGATTAAGTTCTCGATTTCGCCGCTTTGTTTCATTTGCGCCAAAACCCTGTTAAAATCAGCCACTCGCGCCGATCCTTTGGGAAAGGCGATCGCACTTCCAGCTTCGCCAGCGTTGGGAATAGTAGTAAATTCTAAGTCTGGATTATTAGCAATAAATCCTTTAGCGATCGTATCTTCAATAATTGCCGCTTCTATCCGCTTTGCTTTAACTTCTTGGATAATTTCGGAAGTTTTATTTAAGGATTTGAGCTTAACATTTTTAAATTCTTTGGCGGCGGTTTCTTGAGTTGAACCTAGTTGTACGCCTACTTCTTTTCCGCTCAAATCTGCTGGTGTTTTTAAGTTGCTACCTTTTAAACTAACAATTGTATTTTTTGCGTCGTAGTAAAGATCGCTAAAGTCAACGTTTTTTTTGCGCTCTGCTGTTGGTGTCATTCCTGCCATTGCAAAGTCAGCGCGTTTTGATTGCAAAGCTGGAATTATGCCATTAAAATCTGTGTCTGTAATTGATAATTCTAAGCCAAGCTCTTTTGTAATATATTTGGCAATATCTACATCAAAGCCAATAATTTCATTTTTACCGGAAGCCGTATCTCGAAATTCATAAGGTGGATAGTCAGCAGACGTAACCATTACTACTTTTTCTTTGCCGGATTGTGCGATCGCTCTTTCTATCAGACTATTTCCACTAATGATACTCAGAGCAACTACGGCAAAGAGTGTAATTGCCACTATTATGTTTTTTCCTTTGATTGTTAGCAATTTTTACCCACCGTCTCTAGTAAGTTAATCAAAAATAACTTTGTAATTTTTAGCTACTATCTTAAGAGGTATTTAATCTAATTTTAATCATCATAATTTTAAAAAACAAAAGAGGTTCTAATTACACCAATAACTACATCTGGGTTGCGGGAGTCATGGTTAGGTGCGGTGAGCCAAAAGAAACCGGGGGTAATAGAAATATTGTCATTTAATTGGTATTTGTAGAAAGCTTCAATATGCAAACCACTATTGCGATCGCTTCTACTTTGGACACCGTTTTCAGTTGGTAAACCAATAGCGCTGGCAAGTGCATCGTTGCTAGTATCTGTAAGCCTTGGCTGCATCCCGACAACAATACCGCCTAAGTTGCCTTTTTTACCTAAATCGGGGAAAGATAAAGTCACAGCATAGTTAAAAATACTAGCATCGCCTTTCGTACCGAGACTTCGCGCGGCGGTATAACCTGCCCATCCACCTAATTCAAAGCCGCTACTAATGCGATAATTAGTTTGAATGCCGTAGCCATTCCCAATTACTGGGCCAGATCCAATAATTTTAGCTGCATTACTTCCAGCTAGAGTATCAACGCCATTGCGCGGCGAATAAGAATTGATGTATAAAAAACTAAGTTTTAAGCGACTTCCGCTATATACCAATTGACCAAAAGCACTGTAGCCACCATTAAACAAACCAGAGTCATCGCCGGGGTTGTTGGGTGCGCCTGTAGAAGAGTCTTCGCCAAAATAGCCCGCGTCTAAGCTTAGGGTTTTAGTTAGGCTGTAGTTAGCCGCAATCCCTGCTTGATTGCCTAAAGGAAAATATACCGGGTTTACTTGACCAAAGTTAGAAAGTCCGCCTGTAGCTGTATCGATAAACGGGCTAACTGTATCGGTGACGTAGGAAGGATCGATGGTATTAGCTTCTAGATAAATTTTGAGCTTTTCACCAATAGGAAAGCGATATTCTAGCTGGCTAAGTCTAATTTCGCCGCTTTGGGTGACGCTGCTGGGTGTAAAACGAGTTTCGTTAGAAACGCCGCCGATTGCTACTTCAGGACTTCCGCCAAAGGTTGCGCCAGTGTCAAATAATCTTAAGTTGGTAGATTGAAACCGAGTCCGCAAACGATCTTCACCCGTAAAGCTAGTATTAAAGTCTAGGCGCAGGCGATAACCAAGAGTTGTGCTGTTAATTGATCCAGCATTATCGCCAAAAGCATCGCCAACATAAGTAATTACTTCACCGTTAATTTTAGTAGTAGTGGAAAATTGATTAGATTCTAATTCTGCTACTTGCACTTCTAGCGCATCAACTCGACCCCGCAAAGCAGTAAGTTCAGTGGTAAACTCTTGTTGCAATCGCTGCAAACTAGCTAAGTCTTCTTTGGTAACTAGGTTAGTAGTTGACGTGGCAATTAGTTCGTTAATTCTGTCTAAACAAGCATTTAAACCCGCCGCAAACTCAAATCTTGTCATGGCGCTGTTTCCCCCGTAGGTGCCATCGGGATAGCCTGCTATGCAACCGTAACGCTCTACCAATGATTGTAGTGCTTGAAATGCCCAATCTGTAGGCTGTACGTCCGATAACTGAGAGACAGAAGTTACTTGTGCTAAAGCTTCGTTGTCGTTACTTATTTCTTCTTCTATTGAGTATTCTTCAGCTAAGACAATATCACTAGACAAAACACTTATTAATATAGCTGTCCACAGCCATAAGTTACCTAAAATTTTCGTCACGGACTCTCACACCTAATTTTGTTTCAACGTTAATTAGAGCTAAATTTTTTTAAAAATTCGCTCGTTTAACGCTGAATGTCTTACAAAATATACGATTGTTACTAGCTTAAATTATGTATTTAATCATACTGATTGCTTTGTTGGAGAGAAAAGCGGCGAATGTTGTAGGGCGCAATGCATTGCGCCCCTATAGAAAATGTTTATAAATCAAATAGAATTGCTATATTTGTGATGTATTTGATAGCTAAAGGCGTAAGTTTATTTTCAACTTGACTAATAAGCACGCGATCGCTCTTTGTCCAATTTCTCGGTTTATCAAACACACAAGGTTGCAAAATTCCCCACAGTTGACCATCTTGGCACAAATGAGCGTGAACTAATGCCCGGTGTCCGAAGGTTTTTTGCTCAAAGTCTCGATCAACTACATCAATACTCGCGGTTTCAACGTCTTCTACAAAAATAGAAGGCTTATTACACAGTGCAGCAGCAAATAAGGGATCTTCTTGGGGTAAAGATTCGGGTTCTTGTTTCCACTGGTAGTCATCGACATCGGGAATTTCTAGACTGCGCCGCCAACAGTTGACAACTTTACCAAATTTGGTTTGGGGATTACGCAAGTACAGAAAAATGCGATCGCATTGTAAAATTTCGCCTATTTCTGGTAATAAAGCTGTAAAAACTGCTACAGGTTCTTGATAGTCATTGAAAATTTTGTCTATAGTCGTCATAGTCGCCAATAGAAGCATTACAGCTAATTTTGCAACGTGCGATCGCCTATACTATCATCCTTGTGAAAGATATTGGTTGCTAGAGGTAGACGTACTGTAAAAGTGCGACCTTTACCTAATTGGCTTTGTACTTGCAAACTACCTTTATGAAATCAGCATGAAATCGCGTTGCTGTACAGGACAATTTAAAGACGTTCCGGCGGAACGTTTCTAGTTTGTACATGAATGAGTAGACATCTATAACTTTATGTATTATGTTTGTAGTATAAAAGTGACTTCAAATATATGCGTCAAGATATGCGCCATCTGCTAGTAGATAGGGGTTCTACTAGAACTTA from Synechocystis sp. PCC 7509 includes these protein-coding regions:
- a CDS encoding iron uptake porin, which encodes MTKILGNLWLWTAILISVLSSDIVLAEEYSIEEEISNDNEALAQVTSVSQLSDVQPTDWAFQALQSLVERYGCIAGYPDGTYGGNSAMTRFEFAAGLNACLDRINELIATSTTNLVTKEDLASLQRLQQEFTTELTALRGRVDALEVQVAELESNQFSTTTKINGEVITYVGDAFGDNAGSINSTTLGYRLRLDFNTSFTGEDRLRTRFQSTNLRLFDTGATFGGSPEVAIGGVSNETRFTPSSVTQSGEIRLSQLEYRFPIGEKLKIYLEANTIDPSYVTDTVSPFIDTATGGLSNFGQVNPVYFPLGNQAGIAANYSLTKTLSLDAGYFGEDSSTGAPNNPGDDSGLFNGGYSAFGQLVYSGSRLKLSFLYINSYSPRNGVDTLAGSNAAKIIGSGPVIGNGYGIQTNYRISSGFELGGWAGYTAARSLGTKGDASIFNYAVTLSFPDLGKKGNLGGIVVGMQPRLTDTSNDALASAIGLPTENGVQSRSDRNSGLHIEAFYKYQLNDNISITPGFFWLTAPNHDSRNPDVVIGVIRTSFVF
- a CDS encoding GAF domain-containing protein, which codes for MTTIDKIFNDYQEPVAVFTALLPEIGEILQCDRIFLYLRNPQTKFGKVVNCWRRSLEIPDVDDYQWKQEPESLPQEDPLFAAALCNKPSIFVEDVETASIDVVDRDFEQKTFGHRALVHAHLCQDGQLWGILQPCVFDKPRNWTKSDRVLISQVENKLTPLAIKYITNIAILFDL